The proteins below come from a single Halothiobacillus neapolitanus c2 genomic window:
- the coaE gene encoding dephospho-CoA kinase (Dephospho-CoA kinase (CoaE) performs the final step in coenzyme A biosynthesis.), giving the protein MALFVGLTGGIASGKSTVARLLSARNIPVIDTDLISRELVEPGQPCLNELCQHFGPEILNEDGHLNRKTLREKIFTDSSARAVLETILHPQIRRIAKERAEQSATQAPYVLVVVPLLADPKVQPHYQWLDYVVGVRATPAIQKARLLERPGIDPPLADQMISAQSSDRERDAIVNEWIVNTGDLTTLARQVDQCHHKLLMLTAERTSSE; this is encoded by the coding sequence TAACCGGCGGCATTGCGAGCGGCAAATCAACCGTGGCCCGGTTGCTGTCTGCCCGAAATATTCCTGTAATTGATACCGACCTCATCAGCCGGGAGTTGGTTGAACCCGGTCAGCCCTGCCTCAATGAGCTATGCCAGCATTTTGGTCCGGAAATTCTTAACGAAGATGGCCATCTCAATCGCAAGACACTTCGGGAAAAGATCTTTACAGATTCGTCGGCTCGCGCTGTTCTAGAAACCATTTTGCATCCGCAAATCCGCCGAATAGCCAAAGAGCGTGCAGAGCAATCGGCCACACAAGCGCCTTACGTTCTGGTTGTCGTTCCCCTGTTGGCCGATCCCAAGGTCCAGCCCCACTATCAGTGGTTGGACTATGTCGTGGGTGTGCGGGCCACACCAGCCATTCAGAAAGCTCGTTTGCTCGAACGGCCGGGTATCGACCCGCCATTGGCCGACCAGATGATCTCGGCACAAAGCTCGGATCGTGAACGGGACGCCATCGTGAACGAATGGATCGTAAACACAGGAGACTTAACTACATTGGCTCGTCAAGTAGACCAATGTCATCACAAGCTACTCATGCTGACAGCAGAACGAACTTCTTCCGAGTAG
- a CDS encoding sigma-54 interaction domain-containing protein — translation MKEITGTREINSALLLEVSRLMSKSTASSGYKLMSLLSLLSRWSSLHYGRIMLPNYSLRVLEVAYSYGLPEEQIALGKYTVPFDQGLTGFAWRTGQVSLVTDVLDESIFIQRIAEPIEGSLSRIGFICVPINVDGLVVGVLSVQRRANPRRSYSEDVDLLRIISSMTGPVLVNMRQRVQQVSFLPSQLDHDGGRYIRMCESNNIIGSSHALLSAVKEIDQVKNSEAPIMLLGESGTGKEMFARMAHRESQRRDKPFICINCASIPEALLESELFGHEKGSFTGAYRRQKGKIEQAHEGTLFLDEIGDMPLDLQAKLLRVLQDKQVQPIGSDQPQHVNFRLITATHVNLAVALQEGRFRLDLYYRINVIPVYLPPLRKRQEDITRLAQHYLNHYAQLYDRSVSFTQGIHEELQSYGWPGNIRQLQNVVERAVLKASGQLINVEQIKHILDTERSMYQTDQLGVTKLDIAPFLEPTTSAREYDSPQEVKFSGTSSNRVSRGKRSYMRVCEHESENIRDAMSKSSGNQAQAARILGMTARQFRYRLAKLGSEVSQP, via the coding sequence ATGAAAGAAATCACAGGTACGCGGGAAATCAATTCTGCACTATTGCTTGAGGTTTCCAGACTCATGAGTAAATCAACAGCATCGTCTGGTTATAAACTCATGAGTTTGCTGAGTTTGCTCTCTCGTTGGTCCAGTCTTCACTACGGCCGGATCATGTTGCCGAATTACTCCCTTCGAGTGCTTGAGGTCGCCTACAGTTATGGGCTTCCTGAAGAGCAGATTGCGTTGGGTAAATATACCGTACCATTTGATCAGGGACTCACCGGTTTTGCCTGGCGAACAGGTCAAGTATCGCTGGTAACCGACGTGTTGGATGAATCGATCTTCATTCAGCGGATCGCTGAACCGATTGAGGGTAGCTTGAGCCGGATTGGTTTTATTTGCGTACCGATCAATGTTGATGGACTGGTAGTCGGTGTGTTATCCGTTCAGCGCCGCGCTAATCCAAGGCGGTCCTATTCGGAGGATGTCGATTTGCTGAGAATCATTTCCAGCATGACTGGGCCAGTGTTAGTAAATATGCGGCAACGGGTCCAGCAGGTAAGTTTCCTACCATCTCAACTTGACCATGATGGTGGTCGTTACATCCGCATGTGTGAGTCGAATAACATTATCGGTTCAAGCCATGCCTTGTTGTCTGCGGTTAAAGAAATTGATCAGGTCAAGAACAGCGAAGCACCGATCATGCTTCTTGGGGAGTCCGGAACGGGCAAAGAGATGTTTGCACGAATGGCTCACCGGGAAAGTCAGCGTCGAGATAAACCGTTTATCTGCATCAACTGCGCATCAATCCCGGAAGCTTTGCTGGAATCGGAGCTTTTCGGCCATGAAAAGGGAAGTTTCACCGGTGCTTATCGTCGGCAGAAGGGAAAAATTGAGCAGGCACACGAAGGCACGCTATTTCTGGACGAAATCGGGGACATGCCGCTGGATCTTCAGGCGAAATTGTTACGGGTGCTTCAGGATAAGCAGGTTCAACCGATCGGTAGTGATCAGCCGCAACATGTCAATTTCAGACTGATCACGGCTACCCATGTCAATCTGGCGGTTGCTCTGCAGGAAGGGCGCTTCAGACTGGATCTGTATTATCGGATCAACGTCATTCCCGTATATCTACCTCCGCTCAGGAAGCGACAAGAGGATATTACCCGTCTGGCTCAGCATTACCTCAATCACTATGCCCAGCTTTATGACCGTAGTGTCAGCTTTACCCAGGGTATCCATGAGGAACTCCAGTCCTACGGTTGGCCGGGCAATATCCGCCAACTTCAGAATGTCGTCGAGCGAGCTGTACTCAAGGCGAGTGGACAATTGATCAATGTCGAACAGATCAAACACATTTTGGATACTGAGCGGAGCATGTATCAAACGGATCAGTTAGGCGTTACCAAGTTGGATATCGCTCCATTCCTTGAACCTACGACTTCAGCGCGCGAGTACGATTCTCCACAGGAGGTTAAGTTTTCAGGGACATCGTCAAACCGGGTGAGTCGTGGTAAACGCAGCTACATGAGAGTCTGCGAACATGAAAGCGAAAATATCCGTGACGCCATGAGCAAGTCTTCGGGTAACCAAGCTCAAGCTGCGCGAATACTGGGTATGACTGCACGTCAATTCCGTTATCGCCTAGCCAAATTGGGATCTGAAGTTAGTCAACCATAA
- a CDS encoding ATP-binding protein: protein MKKLRRIPSLDAVPPRQVKKIRRDYKSWVANETLEDYALRYTAREFRKWSIFRVANTALGAISFLALEAIGAALTVAYGFINTFWACLAASILIFLTSLPIAHYGAKYNLDMDLLTRGAGFGYIGSTITSLIYASFTFIFFAIEAAIMAQALNLYLGLPMTPSYLFSALIVLPLVGYGITLISRLQLWTQPIWLILLFLPYISILWKDPTIFDRLLSFGGNLGIPEFNLLAFGAATSVVLALIAQIGEQVDYLRFMPQKDKSNKHAWNFGVLLAGPGWIILGMFKLLAGGLLAYLALSSGISLAQAVQPAVFYELGFSYVFNSPAVVLFAATLFVVISQIKINVTNAYAGSLAWSNFFARLTHSHPGRVVWLIFNVLIAVMLMEFGVFEALGNVLGIYSNVAISWVGAIVADLIINKPLGLSPPGIEFKRAYLYDINPVGIGALLIASTLSIIAFSGWFGPWAEAFSAFIALGSAFITAPLIAWLTKGRYYIARTADELGDKKILRCVVCENDYETEDMAMCPAYRGTICSLCCTLDARCHDMCRPKAGLLEQFTAMLSRLLPKTLARHINTRIGYYLLLILISGLALGTTLLFFYLQQLSSMPPDDLAIFRMLLIKLFVALFALTAIGGWWLALTLESRYVAQDESNRQTHLLMNEIEAHLKTDVQLQKAIKAAESANQAKSRYMAGISHELRTPLNCILGYAQIVEHDPAVPRQRREEMKVIRRSGEHLISLINGLLDMAKIEAGKLTIEPEEVHFPQFVAQLADMFRLQAQEKRIQFNFEVVDELPPVVRVDKKRLGQILINILGNAIKFTERGHVTFRISYRSELARFEIEDTGIGITESDRKRIFLPFERGSNATGNAASAGLGLTIASMLATLMGGELTVHEREGGGSRFQLRLLLTAVRNPRPQPMDTPSNILGYRGPKRRILIVDDQQSDREFLHSVLSALGFFVIQAESGITGLRQAAAHPPDLIILDINMTDIDGWETARLLRANGISMAPILIVSADVLDRGKPNMEDIGIDDFIAKPVEIPLLLQRIHDKLHLNWITSGQEQLTAQATATQQQLAEPAPKIAPTAPAPTSTDPADTAPDANVEGETLGGSNQPNVDALPDAAALNALRELGTMGYVQGILEQLDELEQLRPDLAEMVRPLRTSIQQFHLGEYMRLLNQIEAKHEPT from the coding sequence ATGAAAAAGCTGCGCCGGATTCCGAGCCTAGATGCCGTCCCGCCTCGACAGGTCAAGAAAATCCGGCGGGACTATAAATCCTGGGTTGCCAATGAAACACTCGAAGACTACGCGCTTAGGTACACTGCACGTGAATTTCGCAAGTGGTCGATCTTCCGCGTCGCCAACACCGCGCTCGGTGCCATTTCCTTTCTGGCACTGGAGGCCATCGGCGCAGCGCTGACCGTGGCATATGGATTTATCAATACATTCTGGGCCTGCCTTGCCGCCTCGATCCTGATTTTTCTGACCAGTCTGCCGATCGCGCACTATGGCGCGAAATACAACCTCGATATGGATCTGCTCACCCGTGGAGCGGGTTTCGGTTACATCGGCTCCACCATCACGTCACTTATCTACGCGTCATTCACTTTCATATTCTTTGCTATTGAAGCCGCCATCATGGCGCAAGCGCTGAACCTGTATCTGGGCCTTCCGATGACACCCTCGTATCTGTTCAGCGCCCTGATTGTCCTGCCATTGGTCGGTTACGGCATCACATTGATCAGCCGACTGCAGCTGTGGACCCAACCCATTTGGCTAATCCTGTTGTTCCTGCCCTACATCAGCATCTTATGGAAAGATCCGACCATTTTCGACCGACTCTTATCTTTTGGCGGTAATCTCGGGATACCCGAGTTCAATCTTCTGGCATTCGGCGCTGCCACCAGCGTGGTTCTGGCCCTGATTGCACAAATCGGGGAACAGGTCGACTACCTCCGCTTCATGCCACAAAAAGATAAATCCAATAAACACGCTTGGAATTTCGGAGTACTCCTGGCTGGTCCCGGCTGGATTATTTTAGGCATGTTCAAACTTCTGGCCGGTGGTTTGCTGGCCTATCTCGCGCTCAGCAGCGGGATCAGTCTGGCTCAAGCCGTTCAACCCGCAGTTTTTTATGAGCTCGGATTCAGTTATGTCTTCAACTCACCAGCAGTCGTGTTGTTCGCGGCAACCCTCTTCGTGGTGATCTCCCAAATCAAGATCAATGTCACCAATGCGTATGCGGGTTCGCTTGCGTGGTCGAATTTCTTCGCCCGCCTGACGCATAGCCACCCGGGCCGAGTCGTCTGGCTTATATTCAACGTACTGATTGCCGTGATGCTGATGGAATTCGGAGTTTTCGAGGCGCTGGGGAATGTGCTTGGCATTTACTCGAATGTCGCGATCAGTTGGGTTGGTGCCATCGTTGCCGATCTGATCATCAACAAGCCCCTCGGCCTGAGCCCACCGGGAATCGAGTTCAAACGTGCCTACCTTTACGATATCAATCCAGTTGGTATCGGCGCATTGCTGATCGCCTCTACGCTGTCCATCATTGCGTTCAGTGGCTGGTTTGGGCCTTGGGCCGAAGCTTTTTCTGCCTTCATTGCATTAGGCAGTGCCTTTATCACGGCACCGCTGATTGCCTGGCTGACCAAGGGCCGGTATTACATCGCCCGCACAGCCGATGAGTTGGGTGATAAGAAGATACTTCGGTGCGTTGTCTGCGAGAATGACTACGAAACGGAAGACATGGCCATGTGCCCGGCCTATCGGGGAACCATCTGTTCGCTTTGCTGCACTCTGGACGCGCGTTGCCACGATATGTGTCGACCCAAGGCCGGCTTACTGGAACAGTTCACCGCCATGCTGAGTCGCCTTCTGCCCAAGACCCTCGCAAGGCATATCAACACACGCATTGGCTATTACCTGCTGCTGATTCTGATTTCAGGACTGGCTTTGGGTACAACACTGCTCTTTTTCTACTTGCAGCAACTCAGCAGCATGCCCCCGGACGACCTGGCGATTTTCAGGATGCTGCTGATCAAGCTTTTTGTCGCCCTTTTCGCACTGACCGCTATTGGTGGCTGGTGGCTGGCGCTCACCCTGGAAAGCCGATACGTCGCTCAGGACGAGTCCAACCGACAGACCCATCTACTGATGAACGAAATCGAGGCGCACCTGAAAACCGATGTGCAACTGCAGAAGGCCATCAAGGCCGCCGAGAGCGCCAACCAGGCCAAAAGCCGCTATATGGCAGGGATCAGCCACGAACTTCGCACCCCGCTGAACTGTATTCTGGGTTACGCCCAGATCGTTGAACACGATCCCGCCGTACCGCGACAACGCCGCGAGGAGATGAAGGTTATCCGCCGCAGTGGAGAGCACCTGATTTCGCTGATCAATGGCCTGCTGGATATGGCAAAAATCGAAGCAGGAAAACTAACCATTGAACCCGAAGAGGTACATTTCCCACAGTTTGTCGCCCAATTGGCGGACATGTTTCGGCTACAGGCTCAGGAGAAGCGCATCCAGTTCAACTTCGAAGTGGTAGACGAACTTCCACCCGTGGTGCGCGTCGACAAGAAACGACTGGGGCAAATCCTCATCAATATTCTGGGCAACGCAATCAAGTTCACCGAACGAGGACACGTGACCTTCCGGATTTCTTACCGCAGCGAATTGGCGCGTTTTGAAATCGAGGACACGGGAATCGGCATTACAGAAAGTGATCGCAAGCGAATTTTCCTCCCCTTCGAACGCGGCAGTAATGCAACTGGCAATGCCGCCAGCGCAGGCTTGGGCCTGACAATCGCCAGTATGTTGGCCACGCTGATGGGCGGTGAGTTGACTGTACATGAGCGCGAGGGTGGGGGCAGCCGATTTCAGTTGCGTCTATTGTTGACCGCCGTTCGCAACCCGCGTCCCCAACCCATGGACACGCCGTCCAATATATTGGGTTACCGCGGGCCGAAAAGGCGCATACTCATCGTTGATGACCAACAAAGCGATCGGGAATTTCTGCACAGCGTGCTTTCGGCTCTTGGATTTTTTGTAATTCAAGCAGAATCGGGCATTACCGGCCTGCGTCAGGCCGCGGCACATCCACCGGACTTGATCATCTTGGATATCAACATGACGGATATCGATGGCTGGGAAACTGCACGACTGCTACGCGCCAACGGCATTTCCATGGCACCGATCCTGATCGTCTCCGCCGACGTCCTCGACCGGGGCAAACCAAACATGGAAGACATCGGCATTGATGACTTCATTGCCAAACCAGTCGAGATCCCTTTATTGCTACAGCGTATCCACGACAAACTGCACCTCAACTGGATCACGAGTGGCCAGGAACAATTAACCGCTCAGGCCACGGCAACCCAGCAACAATTGGCGGAACCTGCCCCGAAAATTGCGCCCACGGCCCCCGCACCGACTTCGACGGACCCAGCAGATACGGCACCCGACGCAAACGTTGAGGGAGAGACGCTGGGCGGCAGTAATCAACCAAACGTGGACGCCCTGCCCGATGCAGCCGCACTCAACGCTCTGCGCGAGCTGGGCACAATGGGGTACGTTCAGGGCATTCTTGAACAGCTCGACGAGTTGGAACAATTGCGCCCTGATCTGGCGGAGATGGTCCGCCCACTGCGAACCTCCATTCAACAATTCCACCTCGGTGAGTACATGCGACTACTCAATCAAATAGAAGCCAAGCATGAACCTACATAA